From the Bdellovibrio reynosensis genome, one window contains:
- a CDS encoding S1 family peptidase gives MKKLVLIAALFLTACSPQNSKDLEVDTESTGIVGGEQVESASAVGRSTVGLYDSKIGYICSGTLIAKNLILTAGHCVDPKSQNLVAIFAPEMKKAKKEHIRKVTKWIVHPNYSTEIVERDMADIAIVKIEGEAPVGFQVAPLLFGSQLIQNDVRTIVAGYGLNWTIGLKRGAGTLRTTTLTIDKAYYSQTEALLGQSLRRGICSGDSGGPAYVSINGQLHVWGVASRGDSLPGFLTPKCMLFSVFTRVDAYQTWIEQSITDLN, from the coding sequence ATGAAAAAATTAGTTCTTATAGCTGCATTATTTTTAACGGCTTGTAGCCCGCAAAATTCCAAAGATTTAGAAGTTGACACTGAAAGCACCGGTATAGTTGGTGGCGAGCAGGTTGAAAGCGCATCTGCTGTGGGTCGAAGCACGGTCGGTCTTTATGATTCTAAAATTGGTTATATCTGTTCTGGAACTTTGATTGCTAAAAATTTGATTCTAACAGCAGGTCACTGTGTTGATCCGAAGTCTCAAAATTTAGTGGCAATCTTTGCCCCTGAAATGAAAAAAGCAAAAAAAGAACACATCCGCAAAGTGACGAAGTGGATTGTTCATCCAAATTATTCCACCGAAATCGTAGAGCGTGATATGGCCGACATCGCCATTGTTAAAATTGAAGGTGAAGCACCAGTAGGATTCCAAGTGGCTCCGTTATTGTTTGGTTCTCAATTAATTCAAAATGATGTGCGTACGATTGTTGCGGGTTACGGCCTTAATTGGACAATTGGTTTAAAGCGCGGTGCAGGGACGTTACGTACTACGACTTTAACAATTGATAAGGCTTATTATTCGCAAACAGAAGCGTTGTTAGGTCAGTCACTTCGTCGGGGTATATGCAGTGGTGATTCAGGCGGACCTGCTTATGTAAGTATAAATGGTCAATTGCACGTATGGGGTGTGGCAAGCCGTGGTGACTCGTTACCAGGTTTCTTAACTCCGAAATGCATGCTGTTTTCAGTATTCACTCGTGTCGATGCTTACCAAACTTGGATTGAACAATCTATTACTGACCTAAACTAA
- a CDS encoding superoxide dismutase family protein, which produces MKAVIMTLVSLSFPLAAVAAVTPDDKPVAIIINDPEGKEVGALNMTQEKDGVRVQVNLKMMKPGTYAVHFHENGSCKGADFKSAGEHFNPNKQKHGAHAGDLKNIEVKADGTGEIAELNTKVSLREGPNSLLKSGGTAIVVHEKADDYKTQPSGGSGKRIACGEIKRPDETKVSQ; this is translated from the coding sequence ATGAAAGCAGTCATTATGACGTTGGTCTCTCTTTCTTTTCCGCTCGCAGCTGTGGCGGCAGTAACACCGGATGATAAACCAGTTGCGATTATTATAAATGATCCCGAAGGCAAAGAGGTCGGCGCATTGAATATGACCCAGGAAAAAGATGGCGTGCGCGTGCAAGTGAATTTAAAAATGATGAAGCCTGGGACTTATGCTGTTCATTTTCATGAAAACGGGTCCTGCAAAGGGGCGGATTTTAAATCTGCTGGCGAGCATTTTAATCCGAATAAACAAAAGCATGGTGCCCATGCGGGGGACTTAAAGAACATCGAAGTGAAGGCGGATGGCACTGGAGAGATAGCCGAGTTAAATACTAAAGTTTCTTTACGTGAAGGGCCTAACTCACTATTGAAGTCAGGCGGCACTGCGATTGTTGTGCATGAAAAGGCTGATGATTATAAAACTCAGCCTTCGGGTGGTTCGGGTAAAAGAATTGCTTGTGGTGAGATTAAACGGCCGGATGAGACGAAGGTGAGTCAGTAA
- a CDS encoding protein-glutamate methylesterase/protein-glutamine glutaminase, with translation MAQKIRVLIVDDSAVIRKMLEKICSSSPDIEVVGTASDPYIARDKLIALKPDVMTLDVEMPRMDGISFLEKVMQHFPTRTIIFSSLAKTGSETYFRALEAGAIEILEKPSLDVSQTLQSLSQTIVDKIKAVAKARLQSTKPVSTVAKPAQTSTSLARTTHQLIAVASSTGGTQALKVFLSGMPADIPGTLIVQHMPPGFTKSFADNLNAMFPFEVKEAEEGDQVVPGRVLIAPGNYHMEIVRSGAFYHVKLHQGPALHSVRPAADYLMKSVAKYVGKNALGVVLTGMGKDGAEGLLEMQKAGAYTVVQSEETCVVYGMPGAAVALGAADKILPLDKIAGDLLECVRQRNAA, from the coding sequence ATGGCGCAAAAAATTCGAGTTTTGATAGTGGATGACTCAGCGGTTATCCGTAAAATGCTAGAAAAGATTTGCAGTTCATCCCCAGATATTGAAGTGGTGGGAACTGCTTCTGATCCCTATATCGCTAGGGATAAATTAATCGCATTAAAACCTGATGTGATGACCTTGGACGTAGAAATGCCACGCATGGACGGAATTAGCTTCTTAGAAAAAGTCATGCAGCATTTTCCTACTCGCACGATTATTTTTTCTAGTTTAGCGAAGACAGGGTCTGAAACTTATTTTAGAGCGTTAGAGGCCGGTGCGATTGAGATCCTAGAAAAACCTTCTTTGGATGTCAGTCAGACTTTACAGTCTTTATCGCAGACTATTGTTGATAAAATCAAAGCGGTGGCGAAAGCCCGTTTGCAGTCAACAAAACCTGTTTCAACCGTGGCTAAACCTGCCCAGACTTCAACTTCTTTGGCGCGAACGACCCATCAATTGATTGCGGTTGCTTCGTCAACAGGTGGAACTCAAGCATTGAAAGTGTTCTTAAGTGGAATGCCTGCGGATATCCCAGGAACTTTGATTGTGCAGCACATGCCGCCAGGCTTTACGAAGTCTTTTGCGGATAACTTAAACGCTATGTTTCCGTTTGAAGTCAAAGAAGCTGAAGAAGGTGACCAAGTTGTTCCTGGCCGGGTGCTTATCGCGCCGGGGAACTATCATATGGAAATCGTGCGCAGTGGAGCTTTCTATCACGTGAAACTTCATCAAGGCCCGGCACTTCACAGTGTCAGACCTGCTGCTGATTACTTAATGAAATCCGTTGCTAAATACGTAGGTAAAAATGCTTTAGGGGTTGTTTTAACCGGTATGGGTAAAGACGGTGCAGAGGGTTTACTTGAGATGCAAAAAGCAGGTGCATACACAGTCGTACAAAGTGAAGAAACTTGTGTCGTCTATGGTATGCCCGGCGCTGCCGTGGCCCTAGGTGCGGCTGATAAAATTTTGCCGCTAGATAAAATTGCTGGTGATCTTTTAGAGTGCGTTCGTCAAAGGAATGCCGCTTAA
- a CDS encoding DEAD/DEAH box helicase yields the protein MKFSELNLESSLSSAIQKMNYEDCTPIQEQAMPSILDGKDVAGLAQTGTGKTAAFVIPLMERILRARPAAGDVSEDQKAIIEKRAFKDWKPQNFILILVPTRELAEQVQDNITKFSVDSGLRGFAIYGGTGYDKQKEALKNGVEFIVATPGRLIDLYKEHLVDLKQVRAIVFDEADRMFDMGFKDDMKYILQRVPRERQFLVFSATLNFDVLNTAYQFGSEPVEINISRDQAKAENVKDQIFHVGGDEKPQHLLSILKVHNPKQSIVFTNFKMSVERIAKFLNDNGLPAVAISSLLTQAQRNKVIEQFKGENNMNILVATDVAARGLDIKGVDMVVNYELPMDSESYVHRIGRTGRAGTTGQAFSLVGDKDIESLARIEEYLKHKIEVGYLENDQLVTDFKPLQSHFEGHYPKSLDRARAPREGGRGPRQGGGERRSGGGPRGPRREGERSGEQRGEHRGGGERRHHESKGPRDQQQKSAHGGRPQRPEHKRHEGGKRPEHAHAKRTEHGGKHHQGGKRPDHRKQGHVKKTPAVVASKSLGQKITGFFKRIFS from the coding sequence TTGAAATTCTCAGAGTTAAATTTAGAGTCTAGTTTATCGTCAGCAATCCAGAAAATGAACTATGAAGATTGCACGCCGATTCAAGAGCAAGCGATGCCTTCGATTCTTGATGGCAAAGACGTTGCGGGTCTTGCGCAAACAGGTACAGGTAAAACAGCAGCATTTGTAATTCCACTTATGGAGCGCATCTTGCGCGCTCGTCCTGCAGCTGGTGATGTAAGCGAAGATCAAAAAGCAATTATCGAAAAACGCGCGTTCAAAGATTGGAAGCCACAAAATTTTATTTTGATCTTGGTGCCAACTCGCGAACTTGCAGAACAAGTTCAAGATAACATCACAAAGTTCAGCGTGGATTCAGGTTTGCGTGGTTTTGCTATTTACGGCGGAACTGGTTACGACAAACAAAAAGAAGCGCTTAAAAATGGAGTTGAGTTCATCGTTGCGACTCCAGGCCGTTTGATCGATCTTTACAAAGAACATCTTGTCGATTTGAAACAAGTTCGCGCCATCGTTTTTGATGAAGCGGATCGTATGTTTGATATGGGCTTTAAAGACGACATGAAGTACATCTTGCAAAGGGTGCCTCGCGAGCGTCAGTTCCTGGTGTTCAGTGCGACTTTGAACTTTGATGTTCTAAATACGGCTTACCAATTTGGTTCAGAGCCTGTTGAAATCAACATCAGCCGTGATCAAGCCAAAGCTGAAAACGTGAAAGATCAGATCTTCCACGTGGGTGGTGATGAAAAGCCTCAGCATTTGTTGTCGATTTTAAAAGTGCACAATCCAAAGCAATCAATAGTTTTCACAAACTTCAAAATGAGTGTTGAAAGAATTGCTAAATTCTTAAACGACAATGGTTTGCCTGCAGTGGCGATTTCTTCGCTGTTGACTCAAGCTCAGCGTAATAAAGTCATTGAGCAGTTTAAAGGTGAAAACAACATGAACATTCTTGTGGCTACCGACGTCGCGGCTCGCGGCTTGGACATCAAGGGTGTTGATATGGTTGTGAACTATGAACTTCCAATGGACAGCGAATCTTACGTTCATCGTATCGGCCGTACGGGTCGTGCGGGAACGACGGGTCAGGCGTTTTCGTTGGTGGGCGATAAAGACATCGAGTCTTTGGCGCGAATTGAAGAATACTTGAAACACAAAATTGAAGTTGGTTATTTAGAAAACGATCAACTAGTGACTGATTTCAAACCTTTGCAATCCCACTTCGAAGGTCATTATCCAAAATCTTTGGACAGAGCTCGCGCGCCTCGTGAAGGTGGTCGTGGGCCTCGCCAAGGTGGTGGTGAACGTCGCAGTGGTGGTGGCCCTCGTGGTCCTCGTCGTGAGGGTGAAAGATCTGGTGAACAGCGTGGTGAACATCGTGGGGGCGGCGAACGTCGTCATCACGAAAGCAAGGGACCGCGCGATCAACAGCAGAAGTCTGCGCATGGCGGTCGTCCTCAGCGTCCTGAACACAAACGTCACGAAGGTGGCAAGCGTCCAGAGCATGCTCACGCAAAACGTACTGAGCACGGTGGTAAACATCATCAGGGTGGTAAACGTCCTGATCACCGCAAACAGGGGCACGTTAAGAAGACGCCTGCAGTGGTGGCTTCTAAATCCCTGGGTCAGAAAATCACAGGGTTCTTTAAACGAATCTTCTCTTAA
- a CDS encoding poly(A) polymerase, which produces MSTQQKPHLHEDWIDSYALRIVRSLQDAGFETYLVGGCVRDLLVGIHPKDFDIATSALPNQVRKKVQNAYVIGRRFKLVLVKRGDQQFEVATFRRNITPKEADEMGDDSVEGDNYFGTSEEDAQRRDFTCNAIFYDPGEHKLIDHCGGIQDVQDRVLRMIGDPKERLIEDPIRILRAIRLSHKLHFSIETTMRAAIAECSAELKKSVLPRRREEWLKFLRLKEPHLAFMELFDLHIMEQILPGVYSIFTDPVKMETFEIHLARIDSSGLDKSNPTELFAGFMIAFMKAQYGEEPWNHDELTNDPKLAYFMREEIGIFKQEAAVFFKALHIMQGLHRIESYARKGERRQMAFVQNEAFGLALKLAHLDYSLSGTQMQYWIQQAEKYSRMPQLRSAEESHH; this is translated from the coding sequence ATGAGTACGCAGCAAAAGCCCCACCTCCATGAGGACTGGATTGATTCCTATGCATTACGAATAGTTCGCAGCCTGCAAGACGCAGGATTTGAAACTTATTTAGTGGGCGGTTGCGTGCGCGATTTGCTTGTAGGCATTCATCCAAAAGATTTCGATATCGCGACCAGTGCTTTACCAAACCAAGTTCGCAAAAAAGTTCAGAATGCTTATGTCATTGGTCGCCGTTTTAAACTGGTTTTAGTAAAACGTGGTGACCAACAGTTCGAAGTCGCAACTTTCCGTCGCAACATCACGCCAAAAGAGGCTGATGAAATGGGCGATGATTCGGTTGAGGGCGATAACTATTTTGGTACTTCGGAAGAAGATGCCCAACGCCGTGACTTTACTTGCAACGCAATCTTCTATGATCCAGGTGAACATAAGCTGATCGACCACTGCGGTGGTATTCAAGACGTTCAAGATCGCGTGCTTCGTATGATCGGCGATCCAAAAGAGCGTTTGATCGAAGACCCAATCCGCATTCTTCGCGCCATTCGTTTGTCGCACAAATTGCATTTTTCAATTGAGACTACCATGCGCGCAGCAATTGCTGAGTGCAGTGCTGAACTAAAAAAATCAGTACTTCCGCGCCGTCGTGAAGAATGGCTTAAGTTCTTGCGTTTGAAAGAACCACATTTAGCCTTCATGGAACTTTTTGATTTGCACATCATGGAGCAAATCCTACCAGGAGTTTATTCTATTTTTACTGATCCAGTTAAAATGGAAACTTTTGAAATTCATTTAGCAAGAATTGATTCTTCAGGCCTTGATAAGAGCAATCCGACAGAGCTTTTTGCGGGATTCATGATCGCTTTCATGAAAGCGCAATATGGTGAAGAACCTTGGAATCATGACGAGTTAACAAACGATCCAAAACTTGCGTATTTCATGCGCGAAGAAATCGGTATCTTCAAACAAGAAGCCGCCGTGTTCTTTAAAGCCCTGCATATCATGCAAGGACTTCACCGCATTGAAAGTTATGCGCGCAAAGGTGAACGCCGTCAGATGGCTTTCGTGCAAAACGAAGCTTTCGGTTTGGCATTAAAACTAGCTCACTTAGATTATTCTTTATCAGGAACGCAAATGCAGTACTGGATTCAGCAAGCTGAAAAGTACAGTCGCATGCCCCAACTTAGATCTGCTGAAGAGTCCCACCACTAG
- a CDS encoding cyclic nucleotide-binding domain-containing protein, with product MGQEKKCNFLIISGDKTRIQKCTDIINRHVPNSSVFCAAEWFEIKYKLANVHPKAILVDEYLPKGSGLDVVSRIIKDKNNSDISLIIMSYIADHEVFANEVNSGQVQFLTEPDREHALIECLNKIISPKKEEKSPQENYEIKQLKPGDILFKEGEKSEEAYIVKNGSLRAFCYDHDGQKIILGEIKAGEFVGEMGHFNHELRSATVEAVSDVELIAIPNSAIDNVIFARPSWAKALVKTLSTRLRKANKALTG from the coding sequence ATGGGACAGGAAAAAAAGTGTAACTTCTTAATTATTAGCGGCGATAAAACGCGCATTCAAAAATGCACGGATATTATTAACCGTCACGTACCAAATTCTTCAGTCTTCTGTGCTGCTGAGTGGTTTGAAATCAAATACAAACTAGCTAACGTTCATCCCAAGGCTATCTTGGTGGATGAGTATTTGCCAAAAGGCTCTGGGCTTGATGTCGTATCCAGAATCATTAAAGACAAAAACAATAGCGATATCAGTCTTATTATTATGTCCTATATCGCTGATCACGAAGTGTTCGCTAACGAAGTGAATTCGGGCCAAGTACAATTCTTAACTGAGCCTGACCGTGAACACGCTTTGATCGAATGCCTAAATAAAATTATCTCTCCAAAAAAAGAAGAAAAGTCGCCACAAGAAAATTACGAAATCAAACAGCTTAAGCCAGGCGATATCTTATTTAAAGAGGGCGAAAAATCGGAAGAAGCCTATATCGTCAAAAACGGCTCTTTAAGAGCTTTCTGTTACGACCACGACGGCCAAAAAATTATCTTAGGTGAAATCAAAGCCGGTGAATTCGTCGGCGAGATGGGTCACTTTAATCACGAGCTTAGGTCAGCAACAGTAGAAGCTGTAAGTGATGTTGAGCTTATTGCAATTCCAAATAGTGCGATTGATAACGTAATCTTTGCGCGACCGTCGTGGGCGAAAGCATTGGTGAAGACACTTTCAACCCGCCTGCGCAAAGCCAATAAAGCACTGACGGGATAA
- a CDS encoding alpha/beta fold hydrolase, whose translation MKPMAYLDNFYHQFYGPETGRKWVFLHGLMGYGQNWRKIVASLESTERVLTYDQRGHGRSFQPEFGYSPEDYANDLAKILEELGWDKIILVGHSMGGRNVLNFATRFPEKVEKLVIEDIGPEGNPLAHEYYEYLLNLVPTPFVTREEARRFFFEDFIKTAKTRENVTVMANYFYANMAEKVDGTIDWRFSKKGIIDSVRYGRSDDRWHEVDALKVPTLLVRGENSKELSPENYEKMLASNSMIKGVVIPNAGHWVHSDQAQPFIEALKLFVGGF comes from the coding sequence ATGAAACCCATGGCTTATTTAGATAATTTCTATCATCAGTTTTATGGACCTGAAACGGGTCGAAAATGGGTGTTTTTGCACGGTTTGATGGGTTATGGCCAAAACTGGCGCAAGATTGTCGCAAGTCTTGAGTCCACCGAACGAGTTTTGACCTACGATCAACGTGGTCATGGTCGCTCTTTTCAGCCTGAATTCGGTTACTCGCCTGAAGATTATGCCAACGATCTGGCCAAAATCTTAGAAGAGCTTGGCTGGGACAAAATCATTCTGGTTGGGCATTCTATGGGCGGTCGCAATGTTTTAAATTTTGCCACTCGCTTCCCTGAAAAAGTCGAAAAACTTGTGATTGAAGACATTGGCCCAGAAGGGAACCCTTTGGCCCACGAGTATTATGAATACTTGCTGAACTTGGTGCCCACTCCTTTTGTGACCCGCGAAGAGGCGCGCCGCTTCTTTTTTGAAGATTTTATTAAAACCGCAAAAACCAGAGAAAATGTCACGGTTATGGCGAACTATTTTTACGCCAACATGGCGGAAAAAGTGGATGGCACCATTGATTGGCGTTTTTCTAAAAAAGGCATCATCGATTCTGTTCGCTATGGGCGTTCAGATGATCGCTGGCATGAAGTTGACGCTTTGAAAGTGCCGACTTTACTGGTTCGTGGCGAGAACTCTAAGGAGCTCAGCCCTGAAAATTACGAGAAAATGCTGGCCAGCAACTCGATGATTAAGGGCGTCGTAATCCCTAATGCGGGCCATTGGGTCCACTCAGATCAAGCTCAGCCTTTTATCGAGGCTTTGAAATTGTTTGTGGGTGGCTTTTAA
- a CDS encoding ankyrin repeat domain-containing protein codes for MKSVFTLFIAVITLSAFAQNSFSKSEVINSAIEAARTGNMESIKESLEQGKLNINSQDEEGYTPLISAAAGGQIDVVELLLKNGADIELKTKKGQTALSAAINGDHYEVAQRLIGAGADVNQVIPNSRKDTLLIGSAGNNLETTKMILEKNKELLNKTNAEGETPLSRSVRFGNHEVTRYLIDQGAKRNIKDKKGLTALDIARQNKDQRTVNLLSTTE; via the coding sequence ATGAAATCTGTATTCACCCTTTTCATTGCTGTTATCACGCTAAGCGCATTTGCACAAAACTCTTTTTCCAAGTCCGAAGTAATTAACTCAGCAATCGAGGCTGCGCGAACTGGAAATATGGAGTCAATAAAGGAAAGCTTAGAACAAGGAAAACTTAATATTAATTCTCAAGATGAAGAAGGCTACACCCCTCTTATCAGTGCCGCGGCTGGTGGACAAATAGATGTCGTCGAACTCTTGTTGAAAAATGGAGCCGACATAGAACTGAAAACTAAAAAAGGTCAAACAGCACTGTCTGCAGCCATCAACGGAGATCATTATGAGGTAGCACAACGACTCATTGGCGCGGGTGCAGATGTCAATCAAGTGATTCCTAATTCTCGAAAAGATACTCTACTCATTGGCTCTGCCGGTAACAATCTTGAGACGACAAAAATGATCTTGGAAAAAAATAAAGAACTCTTGAATAAAACAAATGCAGAAGGAGAAACGCCTCTTTCACGCAGTGTTCGTTTCGGCAATCACGAGGTGACAAGATATTTAATTGACCAAGGCGCAAAAAGGAATATTAAAGATAAAAAGGGCCTAACAGCCCTTGATATCGCACGACAAAATAAAGATCAAAGAACGGTTAATCTTCTTTCAACAACTGAGTGA
- a CDS encoding BON domain-containing protein, with protein MSNHNSDRPRYNKDDYQHFNPDERNNYQYSKIANENRAFRGPPESDWESESNHRNQPDFHQSERRTPYGQFHGAPYSAFYDKSQHPKSSSEGRDYLHENLLPEDISRHYAGRGPKNFKRTDERIREEICDKLTDDPHVDAHDIEVLVMEGYVTLNGTVPEKRMKRMTEELIEQIRDVKDIHNNIKIKKDEEREQTP; from the coding sequence ATGAGCAATCACAATTCAGATCGCCCAAGATACAATAAAGATGATTATCAACACTTCAATCCCGATGAACGCAACAACTACCAATACAGTAAGATCGCCAACGAAAACCGCGCCTTCCGAGGCCCACCAGAATCCGATTGGGAAAGTGAATCCAATCATCGCAACCAACCTGACTTTCATCAGTCAGAACGCAGAACACCTTATGGGCAATTCCACGGCGCACCCTACAGCGCGTTTTATGATAAATCACAACATCCAAAGTCTTCTTCTGAAGGCCGAGACTATTTGCACGAAAATCTGCTGCCTGAAGATATCAGCCGCCACTATGCGGGACGTGGACCAAAGAATTTCAAAAGAACCGATGAACGAATCCGTGAAGAGATTTGCGACAAACTAACTGACGATCCCCACGTCGACGCCCATGACATCGAAGTGCTTGTGATGGAAGGCTACGTCACCCTTAACGGGACAGTGCCTGAAAAAAGAATGAAACGCATGACTGAAGAGCTGATCGAACAGATCCGCGATGTGAAAGACATCCATAATAATATCAAAATAAAAAAAGACGAAGAACGAGAACAGACCCCATAA
- a CDS encoding prolyl oligopeptidase family serine peptidase: MPLPRWSLFFLPLLFGACKTKPVQEHHADSDPYLYLEEVEGEKALNFARKENQKSFDHFKSLPQFPVIESEVRKIILAKDRVPGVSLKKGELFNFWQDEKHVRGVWRKTSIANYKTADPQWDVILDLDELAKKENENWVWKGAYTLPPKHEKAIVYLSRGGKDATVVREFDLVKKEFVADGFYLKEAKNNISWKDENTVLVGTNFGKDSLTDSGYPRITKVWKRGTPLEQAEIAFEAEQTDMSAYSYTIFNPEGKYVIHTRRIAFYESQDWYEDDSGKEILLPMPDDAEFNGVFKAHFLFILRSDLKGFKKGSLVALPLKNINDGEKAVDSLQLIFAPTDKKFINYVSTSKNYLFIQALDNVLAKFIKVEFKEPNVWTQTPVSLGAAEGMAHITSTEDEHDTYLAQYVDFFTPPSIYIGDAGDSKNQFEKIKQAPERFNAAGLKTERFEAISADGTKIPYFVVGKKDLKMNGKNPTLLYGYGGFEVAMQPTYLSVIGKAWLERGGVYVLANLRGGGEFGPDWHQSVLKENRYKVYQDFIAIAEDLIQKQITSPQHLGIKGGSNGGLLVGATFTLRPELFKAVLCQVPLLDMIRYHKLLAGASWMAEYGSPDDPKMREAILKYSPYQRVKKDTVYPEVFFMTSTKDDRVHPGHARKMVAKMKDQGHNIYYYENIEGGHAGSANLEQSILWTSLEFTYLWDKLGYFKSKVQ, encoded by the coding sequence ATGCCACTTCCACGCTGGTCCTTATTCTTTTTGCCCCTTTTATTTGGCGCTTGCAAAACTAAACCAGTTCAAGAACACCATGCAGATTCTGATCCGTATCTTTATCTAGAAGAAGTTGAAGGCGAAAAGGCCTTAAACTTTGCGCGAAAAGAAAATCAAAAATCTTTTGATCATTTTAAATCCTTACCGCAGTTCCCTGTCATCGAATCAGAAGTGCGTAAAATCATCTTAGCAAAAGATCGCGTGCCGGGAGTATCGCTTAAAAAAGGCGAGCTGTTCAATTTCTGGCAAGATGAAAAACATGTGCGCGGGGTCTGGCGCAAAACCTCGATCGCCAATTACAAAACGGCGGATCCCCAATGGGACGTGATCTTAGATTTAGATGAACTTGCTAAAAAAGAAAATGAAAACTGGGTGTGGAAAGGGGCTTACACCTTACCGCCGAAGCACGAAAAGGCTATCGTCTATTTATCACGAGGTGGAAAAGACGCCACCGTCGTGCGAGAGTTTGATTTAGTAAAAAAAGAATTCGTGGCGGATGGCTTTTACTTAAAAGAAGCTAAGAACAATATTTCTTGGAAAGATGAAAATACGGTCCTGGTAGGTACGAATTTTGGTAAGGATTCTTTAACAGATTCCGGTTACCCACGAATCACCAAAGTTTGGAAGCGCGGCACCCCTTTAGAACAAGCAGAAATAGCATTCGAAGCAGAACAAACAGATATGTCAGCCTATAGCTATACGATTTTTAATCCTGAAGGAAAATATGTCATCCACACCCGACGTATTGCTTTTTATGAAAGCCAAGATTGGTATGAAGATGATTCGGGTAAAGAAATTTTATTGCCGATGCCCGATGATGCGGAATTTAATGGTGTCTTTAAAGCCCACTTCTTATTTATTCTTCGCTCTGATTTAAAAGGTTTTAAAAAGGGCAGCCTTGTGGCGTTGCCATTAAAAAATATCAACGACGGCGAAAAGGCTGTTGATTCCTTGCAATTGATCTTTGCGCCAACAGATAAAAAATTTATTAATTATGTCAGCACGTCTAAGAACTATTTATTCATTCAAGCATTAGATAACGTGCTAGCAAAGTTTATTAAGGTTGAATTTAAAGAACCAAATGTGTGGACCCAAACTCCGGTTTCACTGGGGGCCGCTGAAGGCATGGCCCACATTACTTCGACTGAAGATGAACATGACACTTATCTTGCGCAGTATGTGGACTTCTTTACACCACCGTCCATTTACATAGGTGATGCTGGTGATAGCAAAAACCAATTTGAAAAAATCAAACAAGCGCCGGAACGATTTAATGCTGCAGGTTTAAAAACAGAGCGTTTTGAGGCGATCAGTGCTGATGGAACTAAGATTCCTTATTTCGTCGTTGGTAAAAAAGACCTTAAGATGAACGGCAAAAATCCAACCTTGCTTTACGGTTACGGTGGTTTTGAAGTGGCGATGCAACCTACTTATTTAAGCGTAATCGGTAAAGCTTGGTTAGAACGTGGCGGAGTTTATGTTTTAGCAAATCTGCGCGGCGGAGGTGAGTTTGGACCAGACTGGCATCAATCGGTATTAAAAGAAAATCGTTATAAGGTTTATCAAGATTTTATTGCGATCGCTGAAGATCTTATTCAAAAACAGATTACTTCGCCACAGCACCTAGGAATTAAAGGTGGATCTAACGGTGGTTTGCTGGTTGGTGCTACGTTCACGTTAAGACCTGAATTATTTAAGGCGGTCTTATGCCAAGTTCCATTATTAGATATGATCCGTTACCACAAGCTTTTAGCTGGGGCGAGCTGGATGGCTGAATATGGAAGTCCTGATGATCCAAAAATGCGCGAAGCTATTTTAAAATACTCGCCTTATCAACGAGTAAAAAAAGACACCGTTTACCCGGAAGTATTTTTTATGACGAGCACCAAGGATGACCGCGTTCATCCAGGCCATGCCCGAAAGATGGTGGCTAAGATGAAAGATCAGGGACACAATATTTACTATTATGAAAACATCGAAGGCGGACACGCTGGCAGCGCGAACTTAGAACAAAGTATTCTTTGGACAAGTCTCGAGTTCACGTATCTGTGGGATAAACTTGGATACTTTAAGTCAAAGGTCCAGTAG